TGAATGTGTCTTTTCTCGTGCAGTACCGGATGTTTTATGTTTCTCATTTGCTAAACTTGTCATTTGCTAAACTTGAGTCCCACAGCTTGTTCCTCATTTGCTAAGCTGGACTCCCAGTCTCagagtttgttttgtttttgttctcgTTCAACAAGTTAAACGGGAAATCCTGGATTTTTTATGACAAAGGAGAACAAGAATACATGTTTGTTTTTATCATTTACAACAGTGTATGCAAAGTATTGGTTCAGAATTATCCTTCTCTTCTCATCACCCATACTAAACGAAAATCCAAGATGTCTCGCTAACCAGATTGAACAAGAGAGTCGGACAATCAGAGTGTGCTAATCATCATTTCAACTACTCAATACAATGGTTTTGACGGAAATAACACCAATGCACAGAGATTTCACACAAAAATTCCAAATCTATTTTTAGAGAGCAGAATTAGAACTTCAAATACCAAAAGTTTAAACTTATCCTTATAATTTCCAAAGCAAAGCTAAAACTTCAAATACTTCTAATACCAAAAGTTTAAGCGTATCCTTATAATATCATAAACAAAACTAAAACTTCTAATATCAAACCAAGATTAAAAAAAGTTCTAATATTAGATTTGTGCAATGAATTATGCATGACTAAGTTCTAGCTTCCGCTCCACCCCTTCTACAAGCTAGCGATAATGTGTATTACCATAAGAAATAAAGGATCAAGGGGCCATGGCAGGGAAGATTTCATGCGCCATCGTTGTCCTAAAATTATCTATATCGCCCTGGAAAGGCGAGGATACATCACATTGAGTATTAGAAAATATACGACTAACTTTTATAACtacaagaaaacaacaaataagagaaaataaatCTTAGGCTCACCTGAGTAAAATGAAGATCGAGGCCTCTGCTGTAACAATCAGCATATTTAACCACATACACACCGCAATCATAGCTGTTCCACAAAATTTTAAGTcagcaaaaagaagaaacaacattgaaGATAATTGAATGCTTAAATGCTTTCTAGGTTGTCTGGAATGTTAGTATAAATATGTAATGTAATGATTGTAGCAGTCACTCCCAGTCCCATCATTATCATATTTCACTTTATCCCATAACTCTTTCAAATGTTGCTGTCAATTCTCTTTGGAGAGTTTGGTAGTGGTTACCCTTTGGTTAAATAATCGGATTGCAACCCTAAGGAACTTGTTAGCGGACAAAGGAATGATTGCTGACTAGCGAACTTACAAGCTAGGTCAGTTATCTGTTTTAAGTGAAGGGCAGTACATAGTTAGATACACCAATACTACTATTCTAAGGAGTAAGAGTGTAAGACCATGGTTTAAAAAGGCGTTTGTGGGTCGCGCGGTCGCGCTTTAGGGCGCTTCTAGAGCGCCCCTCTATGAATTGGAATATATTAGAAAATAAAAAGTTGGGCTTTGAAGCCCAATAAGGCCTTTTTCACATTTTCTAATAAACCTAACTTTTTTATTCCCGTTTTTTAGAAAGGTTTCTTCTTCTGCCTCTTCTTCTTGTACCTCTTTTTATTCCaaacgtttcttcttcttcttctcctttttttttttcttctgcacTGTGTGATCAAAGTCCAAAATCTTGCTCTTCCCTTCTGTGTTCATCATCATCTAATCTACAAATATGGCTAGCAGCAGTACTAGCAAAGCTAAGAAAGATATGAGAACAGATGCTGCTTGGAAGCATGGAACTTATGTTCCAAGTCCAATTTCGAATGGAAAATCAACAGTGTATGTGCACTGTAAGTATTGTAATACAACTATTACGGGAGGGATCTCTAGATTTAAGAGTCATTTGGCTCACACCCGTAAGGGTGTTCATGCTTGTCCTGGTGTACCTGCAGATACCAAACTAGAGATACTAGATCTACTTAGGAAAGGTGAGAATTCAAGAGCTGTTGGAAGACGGAATTTTGATTATATGATTAATGAAGTGTCATATTCTCACTCTCAAACAGTCTGAAATCTCTGAACTGGAAGTAGGAGTTGAGTCAACACCTAATGCTGGTGATAGTGATTGTGGAAGAAGAGGTCCAATGGATAGGTTAGGAGTTGAGTCAACACCTAATGCTAGTAATAGCGATTGTGATTGTGGAAGAAGAGGTCCAATTGATAGGTTCTTGAACAACATCGCACAAGAACCTGGTGCATATTACACCTCATAATGGCATAGATCATCGCAAGAATGTGTGTCTGGATATTGGAAGGGATATTTTTGAGAACGGCATATCCTGCAAGGAGTCCTTCCTTCGCTAATATGCTTAGATCAGTAGGAGAGTATGGTCGAGGATTGAACCAACCTTCCATGTACGAGCTAAGTACTTGGGTTCTTAGAGAAGAAGTTAACACGACAAACAAGATGGTCGATAGTTGTAAGAGAACATGGGCAGCTACaggtgtcaccataatgtttgaTGGTTGGAACTGTTTTCTTAAAGAGTATTGATGCATCAAAATATGTCAAAGATGCCGACAGGTTATTCAAGATGCTGGATACCATTGttgaagaagtaggagaagaacaTGTTACGCATACCAATTATTTTGTTGCGGAACAGTTGTACGTTCAAAAGGCCAACTTTTAACATTACTTTGTCGTCCATGATGTAACAGAGCTTTCTCATAAAAATCGGcctgaaaatcaacaaaaaacaCATTATTATGTAATCAGAAAAGCGACAAAATGAAATCACTAAGCCACCAACATACCAAATTTGTCAGAATTTGAAAAATGTTAAATAAGCTTCATTATACATTGAATCCAGATACTgaaatttttttctcttcaaCATTTACAATTGCTAAGATCCAGTGGTTCTCCCTTATGTTGATGGGAAAACATGTCTGCGAGAATAATGAGTAAGTAGAATAATGAGTAATTAGATGAGGAATAAATCAAATCATGGTTTGGAACTAATAAGAAATAACCATACCTTGAGGCAGTTAAGAATCCCCTCTTCGGAAGCAAAACCCTGTACTCCTCTGGTGATTTCATTATTGTTTGCAACGTACTGAAATGGTATTTAGAGagtaaataaatcaaaaaataagtaGGCAATTTATATTAAGCTTTCATCCTATTAATAGATGTTGCTTGTTTCAAAGACAGAAACTAATACAATTTGCAGGTACACGATGGTTCATAGTAGGCTCTAAATCATCTGTGgcagcaaaaaaaaattcaaaaccaatatgCTACCATCCCGTAATCCAGCAAGTAGCATTTGATTGTCCAAAGCTAAGGCATAAACTTCAGGTCCGAGGTTAATTACACCAGCACACTGAGCAGTTTGACTGCCCTAGACCAGCACAGTTCCATCTTTGCTACCAGCATATCATATGTCAGACCCCATTGGCAAAAACAGTACCGCTAATGACCTTATTCTCATGTTCAGCAAGCTTCGTAATACAACAATCCAAATTGCACcaaaaacaggaacaacaccccATAACAATCCACAAATAAGACCAACAATTTGTTTCAGCTGATGTAAAGATTCAAGGGCTGTTTTCCGGCAGGAAACTTCTCCCAAAACAAGCTGATCATAACAATCCACAAATAAGACCAACAATTTGTTTCAGCAGAACACCTTCGGTCATTATCACGCTATGACGAACACCACAAGAAACAAGTTTCGCATTCTCACTTTCGATACTTGAAGTATCACTATACTGTAAATTAAATTTAGTGCTATATAATCTCTTTTCCTACTAAATACAAAAACAGAAAAGAACTCATACCACTTGGTAAAGATTTGAGTTACAGCAATAGCAGTGGAACTTGCCATCCGTTCTCAACCCTCTTCTGTTTATCAATATCATATATGCACTTATTGCAATATCATCCAACCAAGTCCTTGGAGCAAGAGTCTTGAAACCTCCAATTGTAACCGCAGCATTACCCATGACTATGAGTATCTCCTCGCTGTATAGGTAAACAGGTAAAAATGACAAAGTCAGGACTTGGACGATTCGAATATATGCTATTACATGTTGTATAAGTTTGTATCATACTCCCTACTAGAAGGAAACCTCCAAAGCTTTTCAATTTTCTCAGACAGGCTAAACTCGGTGGAGGACAGCAAAGTTACAATTTCATCCTGCAACCCCACAAGGAAAAAGAAGATATGctaagatggaaaaaaaaaacactgaaaAAGAAATTCGATTTAGGACTCTATTTACCTTGTTGGAAAACACATACTTTCCAGATGAAGCTTTTGGGATTTTTTTACTCCCATCAATATTTTccttcaaattaaaaaaaaaaaaaaatttcaacaaGATTATTTGCAATCCTTTGAATTTTTCTAACAAAAAGTTGTCCCCAATTTGACCGAAAAAATCAGAAACTAGTATGATAAATAAAACCCTAAGTTTGTTCAATTGAGGAGTATAACTTTACCTGTTGATGAATGTTTTTAAACCTGTTAATTATCTCGCATGATTGTTCAAGTAACTTTTTACCTTGTTTATATGCTATATCTAATGATCCTGCTTCCATCTTACAAAACTCAACAATGTTCTCACAACGTTGTATCTCTTCTCTGGAAGGAGCTTCTCCATCAGCTCGTTCAAGAAGAGCTTGGCATTCATCAAAACTCGTTTGCATGAGCTGAACATACTTCCAAGCAAAATCGACAACAATGCGGTCACTCTCTGCCATTGAAGAGAAAAGAAATTGTAACAGGAGAGTAAGAGAAGAAAGACTGCTTCGATTTTCTGAACAGATCGAATCCAAAAAGGATTCGGATCCAATTTTGTAACTCTAAATGATTAATAGTCGTTGATCGCAGATATCAAGCAGATAATAACGATTGGCTGTTGCCTCTCTGCTCATGAAGTTGTGAACCCTAGAAATTCGACTGGATGAAAGAAAGATAAGTTTCTAATTTGGCATTATCTTAGATTCCCTAAACAGTCCCTGTACATCTTAGATTCCCTAAACAGACCCTGTACTTCTGCAAAATTTACGCAAGCCCCTTAATTTAAGGGTCttgatgtccaacggattttcaaggtacCATCCGGGCTCAATTCATAATTCGTTCGATGTTAAAATTCCCATATGCATCTAACCCATTAGTGAACAGTCCGGGCATCCATCTACGAAAATACGGTTGGTCTCGGTTAATTCCGGGCATCTCGAGCCAAAGCTCACCCCTAATAACGGATGATAATTTCTATTTAATTATGTCTATGGGTCGTAGTTCTGTATTAAAGTCCACATAATCCCACATCCATCTACTTGTCTTTGGAAATCTTGTTAGGAATTTTGTTTTGAGATATATGGAAATGTTTCGAGGTATACCAAATGGTGCCAAAATAAGGTAACTAGGTTCAAACCCATCACACCTTATCCATTTTTATAATACCAAATATAACCTTActtaattagtgttaataattACGATTGGAtgttaatgaaaatgattaaAATTAAGTTCTTAATGGGAAATTAATAGAGAAATCATATTTGTATGACAAGGTTTGGGGtatttgagaggaagaagaagtggaaAAAGAAAACTTTAATTTTGGGATTTTAGTAATTGGAAGTGACCAAATGTGTGACTCAAATCAGATTCACAGGTACACTTGTAGACGATGTTTAATCTCCATTTTAAGTtgaattcttaaaaaaaaaaattacaaacttTTTTAAATGTTTAGTTGTGGCTCCGGTTGTAAATTACTAGCCGAATCTTGTAGGGAAGAAACGATCGGCTGATATTTTTAAAAGTGAACCTAAGATTATGAAAAATGTATTTGACGTTTGGCTTATTCCAACTACAATCGTTGTTGGCCGAACTTGTACTTTGTAGTTTGGTTTTTTATAAGTTGCGACTTACACAGtcttgttcggcttactatgataCAACCGACCCTGGTAGTGTAAAAACACAAGTTATAGGTTCGGCTATACAACTGCATTTCCAATATGAACTAAACCTTACAAGCTAAAGGTTCGACCTGCAGTTTAAGTATCAACCGAACCTTTCCTTGGTGGAACATATTTATAGATTCGTCTAGTAATCTAACTTTTTCGAACTTGCCGAACATGAATTTTATCCGAAATAAACAAGGTTCAACTGAACtaatttatcaaataatcatcTGAACTTAAAGGTCTTCTTCATTATAAACTGGGTTCGGCTGAAAACATGATATTTCAATACTAGCCgaattgttcttctgaaacataaaaaaatgaagaATAATGATCgggatttgttagagcatttgctcggtcgaactcgtcggtgttgctatctcaagcttgtttgtcaacttTGGTTAATCAaaattatatacttgatttcaagtctacttatagttatgtctcggattaggatagaatgtgtagttgagctttagacttcatagcgttcaccaattgaagacgagaTCTACCcaagagagcttggaggaacttcatcagaagtatattatattctatcttctaatgagactaagtcgtatagttatatacttttatattataacatttgatatttcgagccgagtttatctcgcttatctatttctcgaaatacgtgttggaagctttttgttttaactatgttcatcgtattcttgacgagtttagttggaaactaaatgtaaagtcaaaagatgatcatgtggaaattgccttgaaacatcttacatgatttgtgtgacacagtcatttgatgttagcttatTGGGAAGTTTCGATCatttgatcatttgaaaattacttgaagctaatggtatgtgtgagattgccattgtcttcttctaaggatgtttcaataattaaaatgagagtttagaacaattacccatgtctgaaTGCAacagggtatgcatacctagtatgcgaactgtattgtgattatacaggtccggaactcttgtttgcatacctagtatgcggatGGATTGACCTGAGAAgttctggaactcttgtttgcgtacctagtatgcgaacgggtttacctgagttgggtccggaacggttgttcgcgaactgggtttgcgaacggcttgactaggccaaggtctggagttgttgttcgcgtacctagtttgcgaactcagtggttgatgagtcctaaaaagtgcatatttctatatctttttgttggcatttaactcatcttttgtgcattaattctacattttatcccatattctgtattttctttgttttcaagaataaatatttttattaattaattttgcatttttaggtactaaataaagtttggatggaattgcagagcgaaaagagcagaaaagtagtgaaaagtcgggaggaattacacaaggaagccgcgaagaatgttgtgcgcaagaccaaaaggctagaactgggcttgaagaggaagaattgtccttaaagaagatatgggcttggcatacccaaggcccaaaaccctcacccaaacctaTTTCCAATATACATAGCCCACTTCtcttgtagccgtcagattggatcatctcagcatcctatggtcgcctcatcgtcgctcatcaaaatctgaagatcctgcttcacactacaacacctaactctaatctgcgccgttaattttgatgtattattcatccaacggtcgctacaagctcccttctatctcgccgtcagattgatctatcaattccacatccaacggctgagcttctcaaatcatcaaactcgttgtacccgatcaacacccaaacaccaaattccctatacccgaaccaaacacactttacccaaatttcccatcgacttcttcttctctttcccctcacctccgtctgcaactccatcaccaccacgccctgccactgccacagccaccttctccacctgccatagccaccatcaccactctacaacaacccatctcctttcccatcatttccctaccactctacccacctaattcatcgatttccccttttttttctctgaaaccctagatgagaaaatcaatgaattaggtcgagttagatacgcaattggaaggcatggagaggagcaggagagtcagaagaagaatgggtcgacgtacagaagACATTATCAaggattaggtaaactgaatttcaattttcagaaaccctaatttactgttttgggggttttgcttgtaaagtgtaattgagtataaatagatgttgtgggtatgtgttagagttatgcctggactagccagtgcaccaccaagaggactggaatagccagttcctcaattcctcaaatgttctgtttttgtttttgtttttgtttcaatttcaattactctttatgtttatcatgtttttaattactgtcaacatattctagttcttcagttagggcttagatgaagcctgaagaccttgttgggtagcaaaatcttagtgaacactcttgtaggcttaactgaattaggatgttagtgttcttggtcatcaaatgcacctgtgattgagtgtgctgtaagaagacactcaatgctaggggtgaactagagaatttagggacttaaccatccacatttaactgaagtagggaagtaatgaagcttagggatcaaacatcacctgtgattgagtgtgctgtaagaatacactcaatgctaggggtgatgctagtgagcTTATCTGATTAACTTTCCatctatgtatgccctggattataaggaaggcatgagcctccacctttgtccattagggacaagagcatAAACTAGATTGATGCTGCCTAGCTAGGCCATAAGGTGAATTCAAATCCCCTAGCGCATTTACTGCTTAGCTTCTTTGCCTTATCTCACTAcctttgtttctttgtcactgcctttggctcattgccactgatttttcttgttaactgtcactagctcagaactatctaggaaacttcaactcacacacaccttgtctctgtgtatcaacccgtatttgcattgttctacacctcgacaccgtgcacttgcggtattagtttgtgactcttttagagagccaccagtggtcatgttctaaaatcggttatgtatgattctcatactcatgaactaaaacatttatgatttaaggaatgcaaattaactttgcaaaccgcggcttaatgttcatgaattggttcttgtataagtactttgtacgattacgaatcaatccgattttgtttcaatttattcatatatatttctatgaaacagtgaataattgaacaactctattagaAACAcagttagattcatttgattatctttcatgattgattgatcatcatatttgatctagaagtgttagatgaatatggttaagataaaagtgttcatatggataatttcggttaactgttattgagcctcTATATACACGCTTAgttacagttacccatatctaaatataaatatatttcgtttgtgtgtaacaagctaagaccatctaacggtagagattgattgcttaatttttaagcagacttagcttgaatcttaaattacggtgaatattgaatgctttgctattaagatatattatctttgattgtggtttcctcgttaacaaaatttcttgtgtatgttttatttcttttccatattatatttgtttatataattgaaatatcagaggttttgcgtagttcaatcagttgataaacctaccttgattgttggatagagcTTGATCAAcacttggacattagtctttggtaccgtccaagttatttctcatatcgatCAAGCTCacggatttttatctgttcgatttgatgattggattgagaaaaaaaagataaagctttttgatatatttctttattgagtttcatttttaagttggttctctcggaattatattggagtttagtccatacagattgccgaacgaattactgggtgtggttgttatacccacactttttaaattggtatcagagcagacaaacacgctaagacctcataagtctgtgtttgtagcaatctgactttatggacgagtttatctctaataacgtaccagttcataaattccagatgattttcaaagattGGATTCACATGAGAGaaatgtcacatctaagtcaatgtttaaacattctcttaatggggaaactgttgataactggaaaacacgcctagaagaacagttggatgaactttctgacgaaggtgactcagatattgatagagatgtcaATGAGGAAGTCTGAGAGTATGTTAAGATTTTGGATTCGTTGGAAAGAAAAAAGATGGCAACTTTTCGTGTTACATCTTTTCTGACTAATCTCTGTCgcaaaaacaagaaattgagaagaatttATCAAGGTCTTTATATGTGGAATTCCAGTAACGATTCGATCCTCAAATATCGTGAGAATGAACTCAGTAAaaaatcacttgaatgtgataatcttcgtagAGATTTCTTTAAGTTGGAAGAAAAATTGCAGCAAATGAAGCacggattaactcccagcaaacaagttttgatgacagaaaaagcgcttatctcgctcgagaaaaacgccttgaggcagATTTAACTGCtgttcttgataaaatcaagatgttggaagatgacttgaaaaatttcaatactagttcaagcaaattaaccacaatgctaggaaaaagtaaaaatcatcgtgatacacgaggattgcgctataagggaatagatgctccaagtattatcaaagaggtaaaatttgtcaaggctagtgattcttctcgacaaaaggtttccactgatagcAAAAGTGATACacaaggattgggctataagggaatagatgcctCTAGATTAACGAAGCTAGcagcagttaaggttcgaaagagcaaagtatatcaacctccaaagcttGCACACACGATTccgggtaagaacattccttatgtttaccattattgcggaaacaaaggtcatctGGAAAAGGGATGtcattttcgtataaggaatgagaaacttcgtgATGTTCTTGTTTGCGTATCATAAGAAGTTATTAAATTTGGATCATATGTTAAGCCTAATATTACAGGTTGTAAGTgaccaacctttaggcaaaggaatcagtgttgcgaTAAACCTggtttttcctataaacgtcataagaagccttttcacaattgtaatgattatcaaaagcataactttgtaaagacaaatacaagatctgatgctcctaattggagaaagactaacttgcaaaagact
This DNA window, taken from Papaver somniferum cultivar HN1 chromosome 3, ASM357369v1, whole genome shotgun sequence, encodes the following:
- the LOC113356794 gene encoding putative ubiquitin-like-specific protease 1B isoform X1, which produces MAESDRIVVDFAWKYVQLMQTSFDECQALLERADGEAPSREEIQRCENIVEFCKMEAGSLDIAYKQGKKLLEQSCEIINRFKNIHQQENIDGSKKIPKASSGKYVFSNKDEIVTLLSSTEFSLSEKIEKLWRFPSSRDEEILIVMGNAAVTIGGFKTLAPRTWLDDIAISAYMILINRRGLRTDGKFHCYCCNSNLYQVYVANNNEITRGVQGFASEEGILNCLKTCFPINIRENHWILAIVNVEEKKISVSGFNADFYEKALLHHGRQSNVKSWPFERTTVPQQNNCYDCGVYVVKYADCYSRGLDLHFTQGDIDNFRTTMAHEIFPAMAP
- the LOC113356794 gene encoding uncharacterized protein LOC113356794 isoform X2; protein product: MAESDRIVVDFAWKYVQLMQTSFDECQALLERADGEAPSREEIQRCENIVEFCKMEAGSLDIAYKQGKKLLEQSCEIINRFKNIHQQENIDGSKKIPKASSGKYVFSNKDEIVTLLSSTEFSLSEKIEKLWRFPSSRDEEILIVMGNAAVTIGGFKTLAPRTWLDDIAISAYMILINRRGLRTDGKFHCYCCNSNLYQVLVLGEVSCRKTALESLHQLKQIVGLICGLLWGVVPVFGAIWIVVLRSLLNMRIRSLAVLFLPMGSDI